In Helianthus annuus cultivar XRQ/B chromosome 3, HanXRQr2.0-SUNRISE, whole genome shotgun sequence, a single window of DNA contains:
- the LOC110930455 gene encoding uncharacterized protein LOC110930455: MHASIVAHRTFIFHRTLSVGALFVVSTTAPPNRVPPLVLIVNQKPYKYTEQHLSVVNNQTNLQKTFKMCRGFQPVDQAQRLFNIKSFHLILNLSKRPKSLPDTLTLHYLPRITGGPFEINGSGVKPDAPVFVTLYRVVTGEYNKSGEGEVVYGSRERVKVSEGVRFEVYVKEEKVVKGGFRKCGGGGEWRMECRCGLEGEGGGVVKEVEVVVEGGETEVMREKVEMVVRRRKRRCFEGLEEIPEQESEEEEEVVECCCCECSGGGGGEEEDGGCEVEVEVEGVRWAVDVGIWVVCLGVGYLVSKASSKSVRRRRLLY, from the coding sequence ATGCATGCATCGATAGTCGCACACAGAACTTTTATTTTCCACCGAACACTCTCTGTTGGCGCTCTTTTTGTCGTTTCCACCACCGCCCCACCAAACCGTGTGCCACCCCTTGTTTTAATCGTCAATCAAAAACCATATAAATATACCGAACAACACCTCTCCGTCGTCAACAACCAAACAAATCTCCAAAAAACATTCAAAATGTGTCGTGGGTTTCAACCAGTTGATCAAGCACAACGTCTCTTCAACATCAAATCTTTTCATCTCATCTTAAATCTTTCCAAACGCCCCAAATCCTTACCTGACACCCTCACGCTACACTATCTCCCTAGAATCACGGGTGGACCGTTTGAGATAAACGGGTCGGGTGTGAAGCCGGATGCACCGGTGTTTGTCACACTCTACAGGGTGGTGACCGGAGAGTACAACAAGTCCGGTGAGGGCGAAGTGGTGTATGGGAGTAGAGAAAGAGTGAAGGTGAGTGAAGGGGTGAGGTTTGAGGTGTATGTTAAAGAGGAGAAGGTGGTGAAGGGTGGGTTTAGgaagtgtggtggtggtggtgagtggagGATGGAGTGTAGGTGTGGGTTGGAAGGTGAGGGTGGTGGGGTGGTgaaggaggtggaggtggtggtggagggGGGAGAGACAGAGGTGATGAGAGagaaggtggagatggtggtgagGAGGAGGAAGAGGAGGTGTTTTGAGGGGTTGGAGGAGATACCTGAGCAAGAGagtgaggaggaggaggaggtggtggagTGTTGTTGTTGTGaatgtagtggtggtggtggtggggaggAGGAGGATGGTGGTTgtgaggtggaggtggaggtggaaggGGTGAGGTGGGCTGTGGATGTTGGGATTTGGGTGGTGTGTTTGGGTGTTGGGTATTTGGTTTCTAAAGCATCTTCAAAGAGTGTGAGGAGGAGGAGGTTACTTTATTAA